One genomic window of Pseudomonas aeruginosa includes the following:
- a CDS encoding DUF1883 domain-containing protein, with protein MAGADVLSLRSAPPQQRNRSMKFVHQREHLNEDDIVVIECSQQCNIRLMNDANFRSFKNGGRHSYHGGAFDRFPAKIKVPSTGFWNITIDTVTRRPISVTRKPNFKWSIKFVRRSGSQFT; from the coding sequence ATGGCCGGCGCCGACGTGCTATCGTTGCGCTCCGCTCCACCGCAGCAACGGAACCGTTCCATGAAATTCGTCCACCAGCGCGAACACCTCAACGAAGACGACATCGTGGTCATCGAGTGCTCGCAGCAATGCAATATCCGCCTGATGAACGACGCCAATTTCCGCAGTTTCAAGAATGGCGGGCGGCATAGCTACCATGGCGGCGCCTTCGACCGCTTCCCGGCGAAGATCAAGGTGCCCAGCACCGGGTTCTGGAACATCACCATCGATACCGTGACCCGGCGCCCGATCAGCGTGACGCGCAAGCCGAACTTCAAGTGGTCGATCAAGTTCGTGCGCCGTTCCGGTTCGCAGTTCACCTGA
- a CDS encoding RNA methyltransferase, with the protein MRSQDLHQRLADLGAKPLHCGRIVRAWLQGRALDACTARQRAEDFLPLGVRHGLPQVAAELEGIARLHSEHPASDGSSRLLVELADRQMVESVLLPRGGLCVSTQVGCAVGCVFCMTGRSGLLRQVGSLEMVAQVVLARRRRAVKKVVFMGMGEPAHNLDNVLEAIDLLGTDGGIGHKNLVFSTVGDPRVFERLPRQRVKPALALSLHSTRAELRRQLLPKAPPLSPEELVEAGEAYARRVDYPIQYQWTLLEGINDSLEEMDGILRLLKGRFAVMNLIPYNSMDGDAYRRPSGERIVELVRYLHSRGVLTKVRNSAGQDIDGGCGQLRARATQGTVERRIPARQA; encoded by the coding sequence ATGCGTAGCCAAGACCTCCACCAGCGCCTCGCCGATCTCGGCGCCAAGCCCCTGCATTGCGGGAGGATCGTCCGCGCCTGGCTGCAGGGCCGCGCCCTCGATGCCTGCACCGCCCGCCAGCGGGCCGAGGACTTCCTGCCGCTGGGCGTACGCCATGGTCTGCCCCAGGTAGCAGCGGAACTGGAAGGCATCGCCCGCCTGCACAGCGAGCATCCGGCGAGCGACGGCTCGTCGCGCCTGCTGGTGGAACTGGCCGACCGTCAGATGGTGGAAAGCGTGCTGCTGCCGCGCGGTGGGCTGTGCGTCTCGACCCAGGTCGGCTGCGCGGTCGGCTGCGTGTTCTGCATGACCGGCCGCAGCGGCCTGCTGCGCCAGGTCGGCAGCCTGGAGATGGTCGCCCAGGTGGTCCTGGCGCGCCGTCGGCGAGCGGTGAAGAAAGTGGTGTTCATGGGCATGGGCGAGCCGGCGCACAACCTCGACAACGTCCTCGAAGCCATCGACCTGCTCGGCACCGATGGCGGCATCGGCCACAAGAACCTGGTGTTCTCCACCGTCGGCGATCCCCGCGTGTTCGAGCGCCTGCCCCGGCAACGGGTGAAGCCCGCCCTCGCCCTGTCCCTGCACAGCACCCGCGCCGAACTGCGCCGGCAACTGTTGCCCAAGGCGCCGCCGCTGAGCCCGGAAGAACTGGTGGAAGCCGGCGAGGCCTACGCCCGCCGGGTCGACTATCCGATCCAGTACCAATGGACCCTGCTCGAAGGGATCAACGACAGCCTGGAGGAAATGGACGGCATCCTGCGCCTGCTCAAGGGCCGCTTCGCGGTGATGAACCTGATCCCCTACAACAGCATGGACGGCGACGCCTACCGGCGCCCGAGCGGGGAGCGGATCGTCGAGCTGGTGCGCTACCTGCACAGCCGCGGCGTGCTGACCAAGGTGCGCAACTCGGCCGGCCAGGACATCGACGGCGGCTGCGGGCAACTGCGCGCCAGGGCCACGCAGGGCACGGTGGAACGGCGCATCCCCGCCCGCCAGGCCTGA
- a CDS encoding DUF2970 domain-containing protein yields the protein MGIETEEPNQKPPTFWQMLHSVMAAAFGVQSGRNRARDFTHGKPVHFIMLGLLFTLVFVLLLAGIVKLVLSLSGL from the coding sequence ATGGGTATCGAGACGGAAGAACCGAACCAGAAGCCGCCGACCTTCTGGCAGATGCTGCATAGCGTGATGGCTGCCGCCTTCGGCGTACAGAGCGGGCGAAACCGCGCCCGCGACTTCACCCACGGCAAGCCCGTGCACTTCATCATGCTGGGCCTGCTCTTCACCCTGGTGTTCGTGCTGTTGCTGGCCGGGATCGTGAAACTGGTGCTGAGCCTCAGCGGCCTGTGA